The following nucleotide sequence is from Desulfovibrio desulfuricans.
CAGGGGGGCTGGTTTGCTCCTTTCACTGCCGTCTTCGCCTTTGTCTTATCTTTCTGGCTCATGACCACGCCGCACCGGCGGCAAGCAAGGAGAATTGAATGCAAATTCCTGTGGTTCGCAATGTATTGGAAGCCAACGAAAAAATGGCCGATAACGTGCGTCGGCTGCTTACAGAAAAGGGAATATTGTCGCTGAATCTCATCAGCTCGCCCGGCGCGGGCAAAACCACCCTGCTGGAACGCACCCTGAGTGATCTGGCCGGAGAATTCCGCATGGCGGTGGTGGAAGGCGACCTACAGACAGATAACGATGCCCGCCGCGTTGCCGCCACAGGCGCGCAGGCCGTGCAGATCAATACAGACGGCGGCTGCCACCTCGACAGCAACATGATCCTTACCTCGCTGGAAAGCCTTGACCTCACCGGCGTGGATATTCTTTTTATTGAAAACGTGGGCAACCTGGTGTGCCCAGTGGAATTTGACTGCGGCGAAGACGCCAAGGTCGCCCTGTTGAGCGTTGCCGAAGGTGACGACAAGCCGGAAAAGTACCCCCTGCTGTTCAACCTTGCCAAGGCAATGGTGCTCAACAAGGTCGACCTGCTGCCCTACGTGGATTTTGACCTTGCGCGCGCCCGCAATTTTGCCACAAAGCTCAATAAGGATCTGGATATCTTTGAGGTTTCCTGCCGCAAAGGCGATGGCCTTGAAGGCTGGTACAACTGGCTGCGGAGCATGCGCGCCGCCAAGAAGGAAGGCAGGCTTTAAACAGCCCCGGCCTGATCGAAAATTCAAGAAGGCATCCCCGGCTTTTGGCTGAGGATGCCTTCTTACGTTCAGGCCGTCCAGCGGACAGGCACTGGAATATTATACCGATAATTTATCTTGATTCTTCGTTTTCCTGATAGGCGGCAACATCCACCACAAGATTTTTTGAAGCCGGGCGCAGGGTGATGGTGAATAGCTGCACGTCGCTGCTCGGGGCATCGGCATCCGCAAGCTTGGGCAGCATTTCTGTAGGCGCGAGCATGATGGTTGCTTCGCCCTTGCTGGCAGACATGAAGTACTCAAGCACCTGCCGCAGCATGTCCTTCTGCTTGTTCAGATCCATGGACGGCATTTGGGTAAAGTTGATATCCAGCCCCGGCAATTCGGCCTGCCAGGGGCTGTATTTTTGCTCGTAAAGGGCGTTCAGCAGTTTGTCCAGGGTTTCCTGGTCCAGCTTGCGGCGCAGTTCCATGTGGTCAAGCACAAGGGGCGTCTTGCTTGAAGGCTTTTCCCCGCGCTGGGCAGGCTCAAGCCGCGCGGCCCAGACCATGCCCGCAAAGCCAAGGCTGGCAAGCACTGCATCGTTATCGTCACGTTGCGGCGTGGCGCTCAGCAGGGTGCAAACGTCCTTCATGGGCATGCCGGGGCGAAAACGGTCAAGCGCGCAGACCGGCCCGGCATCCGGCCCCGGCAGCAGGCTTTGCACTTCGCCCGTCAGGCGTTGCTGCTCGCCCTTGGAAAAAGCGAGTTCCAGCAATGGCTTTTCGCCCATGCGCAGGGTCACGCTTTGCGCCTTGGCCAGCGGCACATCCTTGAAAATCCACAGGGCAAGGCCTGTGTCCACACGCAGGTTGGCGACCGAGCCGGGG
It contains:
- the hypB gene encoding hydrogenase nickel incorporation protein HypB; protein product: MQIPVVRNVLEANEKMADNVRRLLTEKGILSLNLISSPGAGKTTLLERTLSDLAGEFRMAVVEGDLQTDNDARRVAATGAQAVQINTDGGCHLDSNMILTSLESLDLTGVDILFIENVGNLVCPVEFDCGEDAKVALLSVAEGDDKPEKYPLLFNLAKAMVLNKVDLLPYVDFDLARARNFATKLNKDLDIFEVSCRKGDGLEGWYNWLRSMRAAKKEGRL
- a CDS encoding peptidoglycan glycosyltransferase, with protein sequence MIKDVWFLRIYAAICLVLAGAIVAGAASAAHIAKPGPEPQILTIVNATGEDILSMGFQTGRSMHFVRFDMPPASRDDIENPGSVANLRVDTGLALWIFKDVPLAKAQSVTLRMGEKPLLELAFSKGEQQRLTGEVQSLLPGPDAGPVCALDRFRPGMPMKDVCTLLSATPQRDDNDAVLASLGFAGMVWAARLEPAQRGEKPSSKTPLVLDHMELRRKLDQETLDKLLNALYEQKYSPWQAELPGLDINFTQMPSMDLNKQKDMLRQVLEYFMSASKGEATIMLAPTEMLPKLADADAPSSDVQLFTITLRPASKNLVVDVAAYQENEESR